Proteins co-encoded in one Cytophaga hutchinsonii ATCC 33406 genomic window:
- a CDS encoding sugar MFS transporter has protein sequence MAAIGAPVENRTSTNHDNKNYTFPLIVITTLFFMWGFITCLNDILIPKFKGHFDLLGWQAMLVQSAFFSAFFLVSLLYFIVSALGFDLISKIGYKNAIIVGLGVSGIGCLLFIPAADNESFNSFLGALFVLASGITILQMGANPYVALLGAPQGSSARLNMTQAFNSLGTTVAPVIGGMLIFKASSSAVEKSLESVKHPYIGLAVALFVLAAIIAVVPLPKLSGNDGEAEQKGIGAYKYLHLLLGVGCIFFYVGGEVSIGSAIINYLELEKIAGLTPEKADKYLSFYWGGAMIGRFFGAIFLNETTDIKKHGVMLAGIMLLSYILGTFLMNKDILLHGENMPMDFTTPIYFTGITLLNLAAFYYGKNKPGFTLGLFAGIVCFLLAVTMFASGSIAMWAVLSIGLFNSIMFPTIFTLAIKDLGVDTGQGASLLVMAIVGGAIIPPLQGLLYGEANSGLQTSFIVPLICYVYIMYYGFVGSKPKRLS, from the coding sequence TACACTTTTCCATTAATTGTAATTACCACATTATTTTTTATGTGGGGCTTTATTACCTGCTTAAATGATATTCTGATTCCAAAATTCAAAGGGCATTTTGATTTACTGGGATGGCAGGCTATGCTGGTGCAGTCAGCATTTTTCAGTGCATTCTTTCTTGTTTCATTATTATATTTCATCGTATCTGCATTAGGCTTTGATCTTATTTCAAAAATAGGTTACAAAAATGCAATCATTGTTGGTTTGGGTGTTTCAGGCATTGGCTGTTTATTATTTATTCCTGCTGCTGACAACGAAAGTTTTAATTCATTCCTTGGAGCGTTATTTGTATTGGCTTCGGGTATTACAATTCTTCAAATGGGCGCTAACCCATACGTGGCGCTACTTGGCGCACCTCAGGGTAGTTCTGCCCGGTTAAATATGACCCAGGCTTTTAACTCTCTTGGTACAACTGTCGCTCCGGTTATCGGCGGCATGCTGATCTTCAAAGCAAGTTCTTCAGCGGTTGAAAAATCACTGGAGTCTGTAAAGCATCCATACATTGGTTTAGCAGTAGCCTTATTTGTATTAGCAGCAATCATTGCTGTAGTACCGCTTCCTAAATTATCCGGTAATGACGGCGAGGCGGAGCAAAAAGGAATTGGTGCGTACAAGTATTTACATTTATTATTAGGTGTTGGCTGTATCTTCTTTTATGTAGGCGGCGAAGTATCTATCGGTTCAGCAATCATCAATTACCTTGAACTTGAAAAAATTGCTGGCTTAACTCCTGAAAAAGCAGATAAATATTTATCGTTCTATTGGGGAGGTGCCATGATCGGCCGTTTCTTCGGTGCAATTTTCTTAAATGAAACAACAGACATTAAAAAACACGGTGTAATGCTTGCCGGTATTATGTTGCTTTCTTATATCCTTGGAACATTCTTAATGAACAAAGATATTTTATTGCATGGTGAAAATATGCCGATGGATTTTACGACCCCCATTTACTTCACAGGTATTACGCTCTTAAATTTAGCAGCTTTCTATTATGGTAAAAATAAACCAGGCTTTACATTAGGTTTGTTTGCTGGTATTGTTTGTTTCTTACTTGCTGTTACCATGTTTGCAAGCGGATCTATTGCTATGTGGGCGGTGTTATCAATCGGCTTGTTCAACTCTATTATGTTCCCTACCATCTTTACATTAGCGATTAAAGATCTTGGTGTAGATACCGGCCAGGGAGCTTCTTTGTTGGTAATGGCTATTGTAGGCGGTGCTATTATTCCTCCGCTTCAGGGTTTACTTTATGGCGAGGCTAACAGCGGTTTACAGACGTCATTCATTGTTCCGTTGATTTGTTATGTATACATCATGTATTATGGTTTTGTAGGGTCAAAACCTAAGAGATTAAGCTAA